A region from the Halobacillus mangrovi genome encodes:
- the recD2 gene encoding SF1B family DNA helicase RecD2: MIQQSFFSESGEDRPYVKGELSRMIFHNDSEHFSIASIKVQETNEDFKEKSLVIKGHFSPLEEGETYIFFGQFQNHKKFGLQYEVEMYNRVLPETKDGLIMYLSSDLFHGIGKKTAERIIDHLGEQAISRILENREILSEVPRLPKEKADQFYETLKEHQGFEHIMIHLSQYGFGLKLSQKIYEVFKDQTLAIIEEDPYQLVFKVEGFGFHRADEIARMQNLNHDHPTRIRAACLYMLQKSMSAGHVYLPTEECLKQVDQLLNQGFEPEITFEQLSEQIIHLGEERYVYVEEDRIYLPSLYFAENGFCRHMKRMLEEEVDTEHTQADLMKVIGEIEEEESISYGEDQFHAIEKALHSKLMILTGGPGTGKTTVIKGIIQSYALLNDVSIDPDDYKSDEPFPFILVAPTGRAAKRMTESTGLPASTIHRLLGWDGHDQFERNQNNPLEGKVLIVDEFSMVDIWLANQLFRAVPSDMQVLLVGDEDQLPSVGPGQVLADLLASSQLPSVKLTEVYRQKEGSKIIQLAHEIKNNTCTRQSLVKEHDFNFIPAHEHQLTELITSIVKKAVDKGIELKELQVLAPMYRTDVGIHKLNAEIQKVINPKHKQKRDITFKETTFRKGDKVIQLVNQPEDGVYNGDIGEIVAIFREEENVDGVEQVVVEYEGKEVVYPKKDLSNIMHAYCTSIHKSQGSEFSIVILPVVRSYRRMLRKNLLYTAITRSKQSLIICGDRNAFIEGIQTTDTNLRYTRLKEKLQEETTHEPEIEEEEEELSPYDFM; the protein is encoded by the coding sequence ATGATACAACAATCTTTTTTTTCTGAATCTGGGGAAGATCGTCCGTATGTAAAAGGAGAACTGAGCCGGATGATTTTTCATAATGATTCAGAACACTTTTCGATCGCATCCATCAAAGTGCAAGAAACAAATGAAGATTTTAAAGAAAAGAGTCTTGTCATAAAAGGCCATTTCTCTCCTCTTGAAGAAGGTGAAACCTATATCTTCTTCGGACAGTTCCAAAATCATAAGAAGTTTGGGTTGCAGTATGAAGTAGAAATGTACAACCGTGTGCTGCCAGAAACAAAAGATGGACTCATTATGTACTTATCGAGTGATCTCTTCCATGGAATAGGGAAAAAAACGGCTGAGAGAATCATAGATCATTTAGGAGAACAAGCGATCTCACGTATCCTTGAAAATAGAGAAATACTTAGTGAGGTTCCAAGACTGCCAAAAGAAAAAGCAGATCAGTTTTATGAAACCCTAAAAGAACATCAGGGATTTGAACATATTATGATTCATCTTTCTCAATATGGATTTGGATTGAAACTCTCTCAAAAAATCTACGAAGTGTTTAAGGATCAGACCCTCGCAATCATTGAAGAAGATCCCTATCAGCTTGTGTTTAAAGTAGAAGGGTTTGGCTTCCATCGAGCGGATGAAATTGCGAGAATGCAAAATTTAAATCATGATCATCCGACTCGCATAAGGGCCGCATGTTTGTATATGCTGCAAAAAAGTATGTCTGCAGGACATGTGTATTTACCAACAGAGGAATGTTTAAAGCAAGTGGATCAACTGTTGAATCAAGGCTTTGAGCCTGAGATCACTTTTGAACAATTGTCAGAGCAGATCATCCACCTCGGAGAAGAGCGCTACGTTTATGTTGAAGAAGACAGAATTTACCTGCCTTCTTTGTACTTTGCAGAGAATGGTTTCTGCCGGCATATGAAGCGAATGCTAGAGGAAGAAGTAGATACGGAACACACTCAAGCAGACTTAATGAAAGTCATAGGGGAGATTGAAGAAGAAGAATCAATCAGTTATGGGGAAGATCAATTTCACGCAATCGAAAAAGCGTTACATTCAAAATTAATGATTTTAACGGGTGGTCCGGGTACAGGGAAAACAACTGTTATTAAAGGAATCATTCAATCTTATGCGCTTCTCAACGATGTATCCATTGACCCAGATGATTATAAATCAGATGAGCCATTTCCATTCATTCTCGTTGCTCCAACTGGACGGGCCGCAAAACGAATGACAGAATCAACGGGGCTACCTGCAAGCACGATTCATCGATTGCTGGGTTGGGATGGGCATGACCAGTTCGAACGTAACCAGAACAATCCGTTAGAAGGAAAAGTTTTAATTGTTGATGAATTCTCTATGGTGGATATATGGCTGGCTAACCAATTATTTCGTGCCGTACCTTCAGATATGCAAGTTTTACTGGTGGGGGATGAGGATCAGCTTCCCTCCGTCGGACCTGGTCAGGTTTTAGCTGACTTATTGGCCTCTAGTCAATTGCCTTCTGTAAAACTGACTGAAGTGTACAGGCAAAAAGAAGGCTCAAAGATTATTCAATTGGCCCATGAAATAAAGAATAATACGTGTACAAGACAATCGCTTGTGAAAGAACATGACTTTAATTTCATTCCTGCCCATGAGCACCAACTTACAGAGCTTATCACCAGCATAGTAAAAAAAGCTGTGGATAAAGGAATTGAGTTAAAAGAACTTCAAGTTCTCGCTCCGATGTATCGAACGGACGTAGGCATTCATAAATTGAATGCAGAAATTCAGAAGGTGATAAACCCAAAACATAAACAGAAGCGAGACATCACGTTCAAAGAGACCACCTTCAGAAAAGGGGATAAAGTCATCCAGCTTGTTAATCAACCAGAAGATGGCGTCTACAACGGAGATATAGGAGAAATTGTCGCTATTTTTCGTGAAGAAGAGAATGTGGATGGGGTCGAACAGGTGGTAGTAGAATACGAAGGAAAAGAAGTCGTTTATCCCAAAAAGGATTTAAGCAATATTATGCATGCGTATTGTACTTCTATCCATAAATCACAGGGAAGTGAGTTTTCTATTGTCATCTTGCCCGTTGTAAGAAGTTACAGGCGTATGTTAAGGAAGAACTTATTGTACACAGCCATTACACGTTCGAAGCAGTCCCTTATCATTTGTGGGGACCGTAACGCTTTTATCGAAGGTATCCAAACGACTGACACGAACTTACGTTATACGAGGCTTAAGGAAAAACTACAGGAAGAGACAACACACGAGCCTGAGATCGAAGAAGAAGAGGAAGAGCTTTCCCCTTATGACTTTATGTAA
- a CDS encoding TIM barrel protein, whose protein sequence is MSHTLGMSGSTILSDPHQFYKLFKKGLPHIEIGEFPDRDSFFRFYKMTKARKVSFGVHSPLIRGSSKYDLIDEVVMSPVQARSNFEREVKELAQLGAEYVLVHFPYFKSPPVSSPENKIEEGLQFLSDLQNYYGIPIVCEPKLGPERSAHNIQALHDYGVGLVAKYGLYICIDLGDYLMATKEKWEDYVRPLLPHTKVVHLHHVTYVEGKYYWVPIHPDFENDPDHFTLEPCLNLLKNGIDKYFIFEHTPHTSPSDLMVDQGVDWIRNQLG, encoded by the coding sequence ATGAGTCATACTTTAGGGATGTCAGGCAGTACAATCTTGTCTGATCCACATCAATTCTACAAATTGTTTAAGAAAGGACTCCCTCATATCGAAATTGGGGAATTTCCTGATCGAGATTCCTTTTTTCGATTTTATAAAATGACTAAGGCAAGGAAGGTTAGTTTTGGCGTTCATTCTCCATTGATTCGTGGAAGTAGTAAATATGACCTGATTGATGAAGTCGTCATGTCGCCAGTTCAAGCTAGATCAAATTTTGAAAGGGAAGTGAAGGAGTTGGCTCAGCTTGGAGCGGAATATGTTTTGGTCCACTTCCCATATTTCAAATCTCCTCCTGTCTCTTCACCTGAGAATAAAATAGAAGAAGGACTTCAATTTTTAAGTGACTTGCAGAATTACTACGGCATTCCCATTGTATGTGAACCGAAGCTAGGTCCTGAGCGGTCTGCTCACAACATACAGGCCCTTCATGATTATGGGGTGGGCTTAGTTGCGAAGTACGGGCTGTACATATGTATTGATTTAGGAGATTATCTTATGGCTACAAAAGAAAAATGGGAAGATTACGTACGACCGCTTCTTCCGCACACAAAGGTGGTGCATTTGCATCATGTAACTTACGTGGAAGGAAAATATTACTGGGTGCCGATTCATCCTGATTTTGAAAATGATCCTGATCACTTTACATTAGAGCCTTGTTTAAATCTATTAAAAAATGGAATAGATAAATACTTCATCTTCGAGCATACTCCGCACACGTCCCCTTCTGATCTCATGGTGGATCAAGGAGTGGACTGGATTCGTAACCAGTTAGGATAA
- a CDS encoding AI-2E family transporter, with protein sequence MNEKTAKWIRRLTIFFFILLSLLLFAYLFPYYDHILVMVGRVVLPFIIALVLSLLLHPLVRWLEKAGLPRSLAILLIFIVFFTFLSVAIYRGFPHLLEQLKLLTEQLPQMSETYQKWTKEFYAQTERFPDGIHEKLDGTFSQFEEWLTEKVMTIITGISGIFNMIVLIAVIPVMTFYFLKDYKTIGHWLLSLLPATWQEEAKRLTKELNHSLGGYIRGQLFISLFIGVLATVGFWLVGLPYPLVLGVIAGITNIIPYFGPLLGAVPAVIVAVTISIQTLVFSLLVVIVIQLIEGNLLSPYIMGKSIHIHPLFIILALLAGGELAGVPGLILAVPVLTCVKVVFSEIRAGRLHVDR encoded by the coding sequence ATGAATGAGAAGACAGCCAAGTGGATTCGAAGGCTTACAATCTTTTTCTTTATTCTTCTCTCTTTATTGTTGTTCGCTTACCTTTTCCCTTATTATGACCATATTCTTGTCATGGTTGGGAGAGTGGTATTGCCATTTATCATAGCTTTAGTGCTCTCATTACTGCTGCACCCATTAGTCCGCTGGCTGGAGAAAGCAGGGTTGCCCCGTTCTTTGGCTATCCTTCTGATCTTCATCGTGTTTTTCACGTTTTTGAGCGTGGCGATCTATAGAGGATTCCCTCACCTGTTGGAACAGTTGAAGTTACTTACAGAGCAGCTTCCTCAGATGTCTGAGACGTATCAGAAGTGGACGAAGGAATTTTATGCTCAGACTGAACGATTTCCTGATGGGATTCATGAAAAGCTAGATGGGACTTTTTCTCAATTCGAAGAGTGGTTGACTGAGAAAGTAATGACAATCATAACTGGCATAAGTGGGATCTTTAATATGATCGTCTTAATCGCTGTGATACCGGTGATGACTTTCTATTTTTTGAAAGATTATAAAACCATTGGCCATTGGCTTTTAAGTCTTTTGCCTGCAACATGGCAGGAAGAAGCTAAGCGTTTGACGAAAGAATTGAATCACTCATTGGGAGGCTATATAAGAGGTCAACTGTTCATTAGTTTATTTATCGGCGTACTGGCGACGGTCGGATTTTGGCTTGTGGGTCTCCCTTACCCACTAGTTCTTGGTGTCATTGCCGGTATAACGAATATTATTCCTTACTTCGGTCCATTATTAGGTGCCGTCCCTGCTGTCATTGTGGCAGTTACTATATCTATTCAAACCCTTGTATTCAGTTTGCTTGTGGTGATTGTTATCCAGTTGATTGAAGGGAATCTTTTATCGCCTTACATCATGGGAAAGAGTATCCATATCCACCCTTTATTTATTATCCTTGCTCTTTTGGCAGGAGGCGAATTAGCGGGAGTGCCTGGTTTAATTCTTGCCGTTCCCGTACTTACTTGTGTAAAGGTTGTATTCTCTGAAATTCGGGCTGGAAGGCTGCACGTTGACAGATAA
- the alaS gene encoding alanine--tRNA ligase — MKSLTSADVRQMYLDFFKAKGHEVEPSASLVPHEDPTLLWINSGVATLKKYFDGRVIPENPRIVNAQKSIRTNDIENVGFTARHHTFFEMLGNFSIGDYFKEEAIVWAWEFLTSDKWIGFDSDKLAVTVHPEDDEAFAIWRDKVGLDEERIIRIEENFWDIGEGPSGPNTEIFYDRGEKYGNDPQDPELYPGGENDRYLEIWNLVFSQFNHNPDDTYTPLPKKNIDTGMGLERMVCVIQGTDTNFETDLFKPIIEATEKIASVKYGEKEDLDSSFKVIADHMRTVTFAVSDGALPSNEGRGYVLRRLLRRAVRFAKQIGIDEPFMYKLVPEVSMIMVDFYPEVKEKEAFIQNVIKTEEERFHETLNEGLAILSKIMKEETEKGSNIFPGTEVFRLYDTYGFPKELTEEYVGEAGFTIDEDGFKFEMEKQRERARNARQKTGSMQIQEGVLGDVHVESEFIGYDQLQTQSKIVELIKGKDFSEQAEVGDTIYVFLDQTPFYAESGGQMADKGILKNDQASIEVTNVQKAPNGQHMHEAYVQEGSVKKGDRFEAAVDQKSRSFIVKNHTATHLLHQALKDVLGEHVNQAGSLVASDRLRFDFSHFGSVSNEEMERIEEVVNEKVWQSIPVSIEYSSIEEAKEKGAMALFGEKYGDTVRVVQVGDYSLELCGGCHVVNTAEIGLFKIVSETGIGAGTRRIEAVTAKDAYLYMNGKETLLKQAGELLKTKPEQVPERIEVLYKEMKDLQKENESLSAKLSNMEASNIMDAVEEINGVKVLAKQVDVKDMNALRTMIDDLKQKIDSGIILLAAPNGNKVQLIAGVSKDLVEEGYHAGHLIKEAATRCGGGGGGRPDMAQAGGKDASKIPEALQYAKEYASQNS; from the coding sequence ATGAAATCATTAACATCAGCTGATGTACGACAAATGTACTTAGACTTTTTCAAAGCAAAAGGACATGAAGTGGAACCTAGTGCTTCATTAGTCCCTCATGAGGACCCAACACTTTTGTGGATCAACAGTGGTGTTGCCACACTTAAAAAATATTTCGATGGTCGGGTCATTCCTGAAAACCCGAGGATTGTCAACGCCCAAAAATCTATTCGAACAAATGATATTGAGAATGTAGGTTTTACGGCGAGACACCATACATTCTTCGAGATGCTCGGAAATTTCTCTATCGGAGATTATTTTAAAGAAGAAGCTATCGTATGGGCGTGGGAATTTCTAACGAGTGACAAGTGGATTGGATTTGATTCCGATAAACTTGCTGTTACGGTTCATCCGGAAGACGACGAAGCATTCGCAATCTGGAGAGATAAAGTAGGGCTTGATGAAGAACGAATTATCCGTATTGAAGAAAACTTCTGGGATATCGGTGAAGGACCGAGTGGACCGAATACGGAGATCTTCTATGATCGTGGTGAAAAATACGGAAATGACCCCCAAGATCCAGAGTTATATCCAGGCGGGGAAAATGATCGTTACTTAGAAATTTGGAACCTTGTCTTCTCTCAATTCAATCACAACCCTGATGATACCTATACTCCTCTTCCGAAGAAAAACATTGATACAGGTATGGGGCTTGAACGAATGGTATGTGTGATTCAAGGAACAGATACAAACTTTGAAACAGACTTGTTCAAACCAATTATTGAGGCAACAGAAAAAATCGCTAGCGTGAAATATGGGGAAAAAGAAGACCTCGATTCTTCGTTCAAAGTCATTGCAGACCATATGAGAACTGTCACTTTTGCCGTAAGCGATGGAGCACTGCCATCCAATGAAGGCAGAGGGTATGTTCTGCGCAGACTATTGCGCCGTGCGGTCCGTTTTGCTAAGCAAATTGGTATAGATGAGCCATTTATGTATAAATTAGTACCTGAAGTTTCAATGATCATGGTCGATTTTTATCCAGAAGTGAAAGAAAAAGAAGCCTTCATCCAAAATGTCATTAAAACAGAAGAAGAGCGTTTCCACGAAACCTTGAACGAAGGACTTGCCATTCTATCGAAAATTATGAAAGAAGAAACAGAGAAGGGAAGCAACATTTTTCCTGGAACAGAAGTTTTCCGTCTTTATGATACGTATGGATTTCCAAAAGAGCTTACAGAAGAATATGTCGGGGAAGCTGGATTTACTATAGACGAAGATGGCTTCAAGTTTGAAATGGAAAAACAGCGCGAGCGCGCTAGAAATGCTCGTCAAAAAACAGGTTCCATGCAAATTCAAGAAGGCGTGCTAGGGGATGTCCATGTAGAGAGTGAATTTATCGGATATGATCAGCTACAGACTCAATCGAAAATTGTGGAATTGATTAAAGGAAAAGATTTCAGCGAACAAGCTGAAGTAGGTGACACCATCTATGTATTTCTTGATCAAACGCCATTCTATGCAGAAAGCGGAGGTCAAATGGCCGATAAGGGTATTCTGAAAAATGATCAAGCTTCCATAGAAGTCACAAATGTACAAAAGGCCCCTAATGGCCAGCATATGCATGAAGCCTACGTTCAAGAAGGGTCAGTGAAAAAAGGGGATAGATTTGAAGCTGCTGTTGATCAAAAATCCCGTTCCTTTATTGTTAAAAACCATACCGCTACTCACTTGCTTCATCAAGCTTTGAAGGATGTATTAGGTGAGCATGTTAACCAGGCAGGTTCACTAGTGGCTTCGGATCGTCTTCGATTTGATTTCTCTCACTTTGGATCTGTCTCAAACGAAGAGATGGAAAGAATCGAAGAAGTCGTTAATGAAAAAGTTTGGCAGTCTATCCCTGTATCTATAGAGTACAGCTCCATCGAAGAAGCAAAAGAAAAAGGAGCTATGGCCTTATTCGGAGAAAAATACGGAGATACGGTCCGTGTTGTTCAAGTCGGAGACTACAGTCTTGAACTTTGTGGAGGGTGTCACGTCGTGAATACGGCTGAAATTGGTCTTTTCAAAATCGTATCTGAAACTGGTATCGGGGCAGGAACGAGAAGGATAGAAGCTGTTACGGCAAAAGACGCCTACCTTTATATGAATGGTAAGGAGACCTTGCTGAAACAAGCAGGAGAACTTCTTAAAACGAAGCCAGAGCAGGTTCCTGAGCGCATTGAAGTACTTTATAAAGAAATGAAAGACCTGCAAAAGGAAAACGAATCATTGAGTGCTAAATTGTCCAATATGGAAGCATCAAATATTATGGACGCAGTAGAAGAAATAAATGGAGTGAAGGTTCTTGCTAAACAAGTAGATGTCAAGGATATGAATGCTCTGCGTACGATGATCGACGATCTTAAGCAGAAAATAGATTCCGGTATTATTCTTTTAGCAGCACCTAATGGAAATAAAGTTCAATTGATTGCAGGAGTATCGAAAGACTTAGTAGAAGAAGGGTATCATGCGGGTCATTTAATCAAAGAAGCTGCCACTCGATGCGGAGGCGGCGGCGGCGGCCGTCCGGATATGGCGCAGGCAGGAGGTAAAGACGCTTCTAAGATACCTGAAGCTCTTCAATACGCAAAAGAATATGCAAGTCAAAACTCCTAG
- a CDS encoding IreB family regulatory phosphoprotein produces the protein MSMDKTMRFNFSEEPFDQDVRSVLLSVHNALQEKGYNPINQIVGYLLSGDPAYIPRHQDARNLIRKIERDELIEELVKFYLEKNKEGVE, from the coding sequence ATGAGCATGGACAAGACGATGAGATTTAATTTCTCTGAAGAACCCTTTGATCAAGATGTCCGTTCTGTACTATTGTCTGTACACAACGCTCTTCAAGAAAAGGGCTACAATCCAATCAATCAAATTGTTGGATATCTTCTATCTGGAGATCCAGCTTACATCCCGCGTCATCAGGATGCGAGAAACCTGATTCGCAAAATCGAAAGAGATGAGTTGATTGAGGAGTTAGTCAAATTTTATTTAGAAAAGAATAAAGAGGGCGTTGAATGA
- the ruvX gene encoding Holliday junction resolvase RuvX: MKKIGLDVGEKTIGIAISDALGWTAQGLTTLRWDERDFNTAKEPLRKVIQEHEVTEAVVGFPKNMNGTVGPRGEASQHFAEWIEKEFEITAHLWDERLTTMAAERVLIDADMSRKKRKKVIDKMAAVMILQSYLDAKQ; the protein is encoded by the coding sequence ATGAAGAAGATAGGATTGGATGTAGGCGAAAAAACGATAGGCATCGCGATTTCCGATGCACTTGGCTGGACCGCACAAGGACTGACGACCCTGAGATGGGATGAGCGGGATTTTAATACGGCAAAAGAACCATTGAGGAAAGTCATTCAAGAACATGAAGTGACAGAAGCGGTCGTCGGTTTCCCCAAGAATATGAATGGAACCGTGGGTCCTCGTGGAGAGGCCAGCCAACATTTCGCCGAATGGATCGAAAAAGAATTTGAAATTACAGCTCATCTATGGGATGAGCGTTTAACTACAATGGCGGCGGAACGAGTACTTATTGATGCGGACATGAGCCGTAAGAAGCGCAAAAAGGTTATCGACAAGATGGCAGCCGTCATGATTTTGCAAAGCTATTTAGACGCTAAACAATAA
- a CDS encoding DUF1292 domain-containing protein, which translates to MALEKEERIIIPDENGEEHLFEVLFTFDVDQTGHSYIAVIPAEQKEGDEVEVFAFRYEEKGNEEDDLSLFQIESDEEWEMVEEMLNTLTDEDLA; encoded by the coding sequence ATGGCACTAGAAAAAGAAGAACGGATCATTATTCCCGATGAGAACGGGGAAGAACATTTATTTGAGGTATTATTTACGTTTGATGTAGATCAAACGGGCCACTCCTATATCGCAGTTATCCCTGCTGAACAGAAAGAAGGGGATGAGGTAGAGGTCTTCGCTTTCCGTTACGAAGAAAAAGGGAATGAAGAAGACGATCTTTCCTTATTCCAGATCGAGTCTGATGAAGAATGGGAAATGGTTGAAGAAATGTTAAATACCCTCACAGATGAAGATCTTGCTTAA
- the mltG gene encoding endolytic transglycosylase MltG, protein MSDSNFKDKYKERLEKRKEEASTVRKIVAIILTVLILVIVVGGLSGYFYVKSALEPVDPDDDSAKNVKIPLGSSTSQIAGILEENDIIKNDLIFRFYTKFNNESGFQAGNYQFTSSMSFSEIIETLKTGKLVKEPAFKVSVPEGKTLDQIAGIFAEKTDFTKKEFMDKVNDKEYVKQLIEEHPELLTEEILKEDIRYPLEGYLFAATYPFYVDNPTIEQIIDEMLSKTKNVVLPYKDELQKQDLTIHQGVTMASLVENEARTAASRKKIAEVFYNRLDEEMPLQTDPTVLYAHGEHKERVLYEDLEIESPYNTYYIKGLPVGPISNFNKNSMEAVANPDDNEFLYFLASDGEIYYSKTLKEHNKKKQKYISGD, encoded by the coding sequence TTGTCCGACTCAAATTTTAAAGATAAATATAAAGAGCGACTGGAAAAGCGTAAAGAAGAAGCAAGTACAGTACGTAAAATTGTCGCTATCATCCTAACCGTATTAATACTAGTGATTGTGGTTGGAGGACTTTCCGGGTATTTTTATGTGAAATCAGCTCTTGAACCTGTCGATCCAGATGATGACAGTGCCAAAAATGTCAAAATCCCTCTTGGTTCATCTACCTCACAAATCGCTGGTATTCTTGAAGAAAATGACATCATCAAGAATGATTTGATATTCAGATTCTATACAAAGTTTAACAATGAGTCTGGTTTTCAGGCAGGTAATTACCAGTTCACTTCTTCTATGAGTTTCAGTGAGATTATTGAAACATTGAAGACCGGGAAGCTAGTCAAAGAGCCTGCGTTTAAAGTATCTGTACCAGAAGGAAAAACACTAGACCAAATTGCAGGTATTTTTGCTGAGAAGACAGATTTTACTAAGAAAGAATTTATGGATAAAGTCAACGACAAAGAGTACGTGAAGCAGCTGATAGAAGAACACCCTGAGCTTTTAACTGAGGAAATCCTGAAAGAGGATATTAGATATCCACTGGAAGGCTACCTATTTGCAGCTACTTACCCTTTTTATGTCGATAATCCGACCATTGAACAGATTATCGATGAAATGCTGTCAAAAACAAAGAACGTAGTACTTCCATATAAAGATGAACTGCAGAAACAGGACTTGACGATCCATCAAGGCGTTACGATGGCTTCCCTGGTTGAAAATGAAGCTCGAACAGCAGCGAGCCGTAAAAAGATAGCTGAAGTCTTTTATAATCGACTGGATGAAGAGATGCCATTACAGACAGATCCAACAGTCCTCTATGCTCATGGCGAACATAAGGAACGAGTGTTGTATGAGGATTTGGAGATTGAGAGTCCGTATAATACTTATTACATTAAAGGTCTACCTGTTGGACCAATTTCTAACTTCAATAAAAACTCAATGGAAGCAGTAGCCAACCCGGATGATAACGAATTTCTGTACTTCCTTGCCAGTGATGGTGAAATTTATTATTCTAAAACACTAAAGGAACACAACAAGAAAAAGCAAAAATATATCAGTGGTGATTAA
- a CDS encoding O-methyltransferase encodes MKQEDYLHSLRSKPSEQIERIEAYAKENGVPIMEPSGIEFLMQLIRLHQPSHILEIGTAIGYSAIRMLEASAKSAIVTIERDPTRYSEAVSNLRQLGVENSIQILHGDALELEKEVAEKGPYDLLFIDAAKGKYEEFFHMYSPMLTERGVIISDNVLFKGYVADDELASPRMAKIAGKIRKFNEWLVNHPDYYTTIVPVGDGVAISVKK; translated from the coding sequence ATGAAACAGGAAGATTACTTACACTCATTGCGATCAAAGCCATCCGAACAAATAGAAAGAATAGAAGCCTATGCAAAGGAAAATGGTGTACCAATTATGGAACCATCAGGCATAGAGTTCTTGATGCAGCTGATTCGCTTGCATCAGCCTTCCCATATTCTTGAAATCGGAACAGCTATCGGCTATTCTGCAATACGCATGTTAGAAGCATCTGCAAAAAGTGCAATTGTTACGATTGAAAGAGACCCCACTAGATACTCAGAAGCGGTCTCAAACTTAAGGCAGCTTGGGGTTGAAAATAGCATACAGATCCTTCATGGAGATGCTCTGGAATTAGAGAAAGAAGTGGCAGAAAAAGGCCCTTATGATTTGTTGTTTATAGATGCAGCTAAAGGTAAGTATGAAGAATTCTTTCATATGTACTCTCCCATGCTTACTGAGCGTGGAGTGATCATTTCAGATAATGTATTGTTTAAAGGATACGTGGCAGATGATGAACTAGCGAGTCCACGAATGGCAAAAATTGCTGGTAAAATTCGCAAGTTCAATGAATGGCTTGTCAACCACCCTGATTATTACACGACGATTGTTCCAGTTGGGGATGGGGTCGCCATTTCGGTAAAAAAATAA
- the udk gene encoding uridine kinase, which translates to MKDKPVVIGVAGGTGSGKTSVTRSIIQRFADKSILMLEQDYYYKDQSHLPFEERLQTNYDHPLAFDNDLLIEHLEQLIDQKPVEKPTYDYKIHTRSEETIHVEPKEVIIVEGILVLEDERLRDLMDIKVFVDTDADVRIIRRMLRDINERGRTLDSVIDQYINVVRPMHLQFVEPTKRYSDIIIPEGGQNHVAIDLMATKIQTVLQEKGQAISKENS; encoded by the coding sequence ATGAAGGATAAACCTGTTGTAATTGGAGTCGCTGGAGGAACGGGATCAGGAAAAACAAGCGTGACCCGATCCATCATTCAACGTTTTGCAGATAAATCAATACTCATGCTCGAACAAGATTATTACTACAAAGATCAGAGTCATCTTCCTTTCGAAGAAAGACTTCAGACAAATTACGATCATCCTTTGGCGTTCGATAATGACCTTTTAATTGAGCACTTGGAACAGTTAATTGATCAGAAGCCAGTGGAAAAACCTACGTATGACTATAAAATACACACCCGGTCAGAAGAGACGATTCATGTAGAACCGAAAGAAGTCATCATTGTTGAGGGCATATTAGTTTTAGAAGACGAGCGCTTAAGAGACTTGATGGACATTAAAGTATTTGTCGATACGGATGCAGACGTCCGCATCATTCGCCGTATGCTGCGTGATATTAATGAACGTGGGCGTACCCTTGACTCTGTAATCGATCAATACATCAATGTCGTCCGACCTATGCACTTGCAGTTTGTCGAACCGACAAAAAGGTATTCAGATATCATTATCCCTGAAGGTGGACAAAACCACGTGGCTATTGATCTAATGGCGACTAAAATACAAACAGTTCTCCAGGAAAAGGGACAGGCAATAAGTAAAGAAAATAGTTGA
- the greA gene encoding transcription elongation factor GreA: MAEEKSYYMTEEGKQKLEEELHHLKTERRKEVVERIKIARGFGDLSENSEYDAAKDEQAFVEARITQVENMIRNAVIIENDNDNPDTVSMGKSVTFQELPDGDEETYKIVGSAEADPFEGKISNDSPMAQSLIGHVVGDQVKVATPGGEIDVKIITVE, encoded by the coding sequence ATGGCAGAAGAAAAAAGTTACTACATGACAGAAGAAGGAAAACAGAAACTCGAAGAAGAGCTGCATCATTTAAAAACTGAACGACGTAAAGAGGTAGTAGAGCGTATTAAAATTGCACGTGGTTTCGGAGATCTATCCGAGAACTCTGAATACGACGCAGCCAAAGATGAGCAGGCGTTTGTTGAAGCGAGAATCACTCAGGTGGAAAATATGATCCGCAATGCTGTAATCATCGAAAACGATAATGATAACCCTGATACAGTATCTATGGGTAAATCGGTTACGTTCCAGGAGCTCCCTGACGGTGATGAAGAAACGTATAAGATTGTAGGAAGCGCTGAAGCAGATCCGTTTGAAGGTAAAATCTCTAACGACTCTCCTATGGCGCAAAGCTTAATTGGCCACGTAGTTGGAGACCAAGTGAAAGTTGCTACACCAGGCGGAGAGATTGACGTAAAAATCATTACTGTAGAGTAA